Part of the Candidatus Thiothrix putei genome, TTTTGCATTGTACGTGCAAATTGGTGCGATTCTTCTGCCAGTGACGCTCAATTTATTGCTACTCGGCGCGGCACCACAACAATCATTAGCCTTAGCCACCCTCCTCCTTGCCGTCTTGCTGGTGATGGCCTCACGTTCCATTACCAGTCTACTCAATGATCTTCATGCGGTACAAATACAGGTTCAGGAACAGGCTCATACGGATCCCGTCACCCAAATTTCCAACCGCCGTTATTTTGATAGCACCTTTAAAACAGAGTGGCGACGTGCGGCACGTGAAGGTAAACCACTGTCTCTGTTAATGATTGATGTTGATTATTTCAAGCGTTACAACGATAAACATGGGCATCAAGCAGGTGACCAGTGCTTACAGATTATTGCACAATGCATTAAAGCGGTAGCGCGGCGTGCCTCAGATGTTGTGGCACGTCATGGCGGAGAAGAATTCGTCATTTTGTTACCGGATACCAGTTTAGAAGATGCTGTATTACTGGCTGAACGGGTACGCAAAAGCGTAGAAGACCAACGTGTACCACACTCTGACGGTGCTATTCCTCGCATTGTTACGGTCAGTGTCGGTGTCTCCAGTTGCACCCCCAATACACCCCATAATGCTCAAGCCCTGCATGATGCAAGTATCGTGTACCCCGCCATGCTCATGAATGCGGCTGATCGGGCGCTGTATCGGGCTAAGCGTAATGGACGCAATCAAGTAGCAAAAGAAAGCTGTGGAGAGGGTATAATCCAGCTTAATCTTCCAAGCACTGCGGTGACTCACGCAGCGTAAGCAAGATGCTCACTTAAATACCTGTTACAACTTGTTACAAAAAGTTTTCTCTTGGTTAGCAAA contains:
- a CDS encoding diguanylate cyclase, translating into MNKKKTHSSLHSSPLILHGQIAFLSRHGSTWFLGNAFAASLFILLRWVDSDENMLLLIVWYASILATNVMRWLFGQRFLPSQHYSLEELQEFGQRYLTYSTLISALWGVSGFILFSQTISTQAVHILLLAGAIVAAMPVLALSSFALYVQIGAILLPVTLNLLLLGAAPQQSLALATLLLAVLLVMASRSITSLLNDLHAVQIQVQEQAHTDPVTQISNRRYFDSTFKTEWRRAAREGKPLSLLMIDVDYFKRYNDKHGHQAGDQCLQIIAQCIKAVARRASDVVARHGGEEFVILLPDTSLEDAVLLAERVRKSVEDQRVPHSDGAIPRIVTVSVGVSSCTPNTPHNAQALHDASIVYPAMLMNAADRALYRAKRNGRNQVAKESCGEGIIQLNLPSTAVTHAA